The Spiribacter roseus genome includes the window TGCAGTTTAACGCCTCGGACGAGGCGGGTGTGAGCACGTTATAATCCCTCTCATGCAAACACTGCCCCATGCCCTCTACACCCCGGCACAGGTCCGCGAGCTCGACCGTCGTGCCATCGAGCACGAAGGCATTCCCGGTCGCGTGCTGATGGCGCGCGCCGGCCGCTCGGCCTGGCAGGCGCTGCAACAGCGCTGGCCGCAACCGGGCCGTCTGCTGGTGCTGTGTGGCGGCGGCAACAACGGCGGCGACGGCTATGTGATCGCCCGGCGGGCGGCCGAGGCCGGCTGGTCGGTTGATCTGTGGGCGCTGACCGATCCATCCCGGCTGGAGGGCGATGCCCGGCGGGCCGCGGAGGCGGCGCTGGCGATTCTCACGCCGATTGACGACCCGCAGCAGGCCCTGGCGGCCGCGGATGGGGTGGTCGATGCCCTGCTCGGCACCGGTCTCGACCGGCCGGTGACCGGCCGCCTGGCGGCGTTGATCGATGCCGTCAATGCAGCGGAGTGTCCGGTGCTGAGTGTGGATGTGCCGTCGGGGCTGCATGCGGCGAGCGGCCGGGTGCTGGGAACGGCGGTGCGGGCGGCGGTCACGGCGACATTCATCGGGCTCAAGCAGGGCCTTTTTACCGGCGATGCCGCCGACCATGTCGGCGAGATCCTGTTTGACGATCTGGGCGTCCCGGATGCGGTCCATGCTGGGATGACGCCGGCCGCCTGGCGTCTGCCGGCCGCGGCGCTGGCAGACGCCCTGGGACGGCGGCCGCGGACGGCCCACAAGGGGGCATTCGGTCATGTGCGGGTGCTGGGTGGCGATCATGGCATGGGCGGTGCGGTGCGCATGGCCGGCGAAGCCGCCGCGCGCAGCGGGGCGGGCCGCGTGTCGGTGCTGACGCGGTCGGCCCATGTCGGCGCCGTGCTCGCGGCACGGCCGGAGCTGATGGTCGCGGGCATGGCCGCCGCCGGGTTCGCCGAGGCCGTCATCGCCGAGTCTGACACCGTTGCCCTCGGCCCCGGCCTGGGCCAGGCGGAATGGGGGCGATGCGCCTTTGACCGCGGCATGCAACACGCCGGGG containing:
- a CDS encoding NAD(P)H-hydrate dehydratase, whose protein sequence is MQTLPHALYTPAQVRELDRRAIEHEGIPGRVLMARAGRSAWQALQQRWPQPGRLLVLCGGGNNGGDGYVIARRAAEAGWSVDLWALTDPSRLEGDARRAAEAALAILTPIDDPQQALAAADGVVDALLGTGLDRPVTGRLAALIDAVNAAECPVLSVDVPSGLHAASGRVLGTAVRAAVTATFIGLKQGLFTGDAADHVGEILFDDLGVPDAVHAGMTPAAWRLPAAALADALGRRPRTAHKGAFGHVRVLGGDHGMGGAVRMAGEAAARSGAGRVSVLTRSAHVGAVLAARPELMVAGMAAAGFAEAVIAESDTVALGPGLGQAEWGRCAFDRGMQHAGALVVDADALNLLAGQPRHRDDWILTPHPGEAARLLGIDIQAVLDDRWATADALVERYGGVVVLKGAGTLIADRHRRRVAGEGNPGMASGGMGDVLTGVIAGLRAQGWPPFEAACLGVQAHARAGDRAAGGGERGLLAGDVLAQLRGVINP